The window AGGCACCAAAACCCTTTAAGCTGGATAATGTATCCTTTGCATATAAAGAGGGAGAAAAAAGAGTAATAAATAATATAAATATGACTATTAATCCATATGAAAAAATCGCACTTGTTGGCTACAACGGAGCAGGGAAAACTACGTTAATCAAGCTGCTAATGCGTTTATATGACGTACAGGATGGTACTATTTCTCTGGATGGTATTAATATTAAGGATTACGACGTTGCAAGGTACCATGACCATGTGGGAACTGTCTTTCAGGACTATATGATTTATGCGGCTACAGTCAAGGAAAATGTATTGATGGATAATGCAGATGGAGTACAGGAAAAGCCTGTAATGACTGCACTGGAGCAAAGCGGTTTTGCTCAGCGGCTGCAAAGCTTTAAACATGGTCTTAATACTCCGCTTACGGCAGAATTTGAGGAGGACGGAGTGAACCTGTCCGGGGGAGAATCGCAAAAAATTGCAATATCCAGAGCTTTTTACAAAGATTCCAGTCTCATAATACTTGATGAACCCTCCTCTGCACTTGACCCTATTGCTGAATATCAGCTGAACCAATCAATGCTGGAGGCTGCTGCAAATAAATCGGTGGTGTTTATCTCCCACAGGCTTTCAACTACAAGACTTGCAGATAAGATATTTATGCTTGAAAATGGAAGGATTATTGAAGCAGGGAGCCACGACGAATTGCTGCAGCTAAATGGAAAGTATGCAGAAATGTGGCGTGTACAGGCCGGTCAGTATATACAGGTATAGTTACATGGAGTTGTTTCAAAACAGAAAGAATTTCCATTTTAACACATATACTTCCGTATAAAATTGTATCAATGATTGCTTCCAAGATATTTGCAAGAGTTTATAGCGGCTCATACTAGGATGTTTTACCGTCGCTCACATTCATCGTCCATGATTCATTGTGTCGCTAAAACCTACTTCGTGATAGGTTTTCCGGTAAAATATCCTGTCTTCGCCAATAAACATCTGCAAATATCTTTAACCAAGCTTCCATTGATACAAATTATACTTACGTACCTTTTAAAACAGATAAAAATAATTTTGCAATACCTCCATTTTTTACTTACTGCCTTTTAGACATATGAGTTGTATAATTATTGCAACAGATGTATAATTATGGCAGTGACATTTGAATACAGTAATTACAACATTTCAACATTTTCAATTCATTATCAGTTCTTAAATTCAATTATCATATACAATTTTTAGTACCATTTGTCATATCACATGAAAAGTTAAAAGGGTGCTCAGGGCATAGGACAAACAGCTTGTGCTCCGAACATACATACCTCGAAAGCCTTTGTGGATTCGGGGAAATTAATAATTTTAAGGAGGTACAAAAATGAAAAAGGTAAGTGTACTGGTTTTGCTTGCGGTTTTATTGGTAAGCATTGTTCCACCTGCGGTTTCAGCCAAGGAAAACAACTTTAACTATGTTGATGCATTTGCCAAGTCAATTCTTTTCTATGAGGCAAATTGGTGCGGTCCTGATGCAGGAAACAACAGGATTAAATGGCGCGGACCTTGCCATTGTGATGATGGAAAGGATGTAGGACTGGACTTGACGGGAGGATTCCATGATTGCGGAGACCATGTAAAGTTCGGTTTGCCGCAATGCGCTTCTGCTTCAACTCTTGCATGGGCTTACTATGAGTTCAAGGATACTTTTGTAGCCAAGGGACAGGATGGCTACATGCTAAACATTTTGAAGCATTTTTGCGACTACTTTATAAAATGCTTCCCTAACAAAACTACTTTTTACTATCAGGTAGGAGACGGAGATGTGGATCACCAATACTGGGGACCACCTGAACTTCAGACATATGACAGGCCGGCATATTATGTTGCAACACCGGAAAATCCCGGCTCTGATGTAGCGGGTGATGCGGCTGCTGCGCTGGCGCTTATGTATCTCAATTACAAAGATAAAGATTCAACTTATGCAGAAAAATGCCTTACTTATGCTAAAGACCTTTATGACTTCGGTATGACCTACAGAGGAAACAGTAAAGGCCAAAGCTATTATCTGCCCAGAACCTATCTGGATGAACTTATGTGGGGCTCAATCTGGCTTTATGTTGCTACAAATGATAATAAATATATGGATAATGTAGAAAAGCTGATGATTGAGAAGGGCATCACGGGAGGCAACTCCTTTAATGACAATTGGACTCAGTGTTGGGATTATGTTCTCACAGGAGTATTTACAAAGCTTGCAACGCTTTCAAAAAATCCTTTATACAAATCAATTGCCGATGACCATATTGATTACTGGCAGAATAGGTTAAAGACTACTCCGGCAGGTTTGAAATATCTTGATAGCTGGGGTGTTTGTAAATACCCTGCAGCAGAGAGTATGGTGCAGCTTGTTTATTATAAATATTTTGGAAATCAGAAATGTCTGGACTTTGCAAAAAGTCAGATAGATTACATACTGGGAGATAATCCTAATAATATGTCCTACGAAGTTGGCTTTGGAGATAACTATCCGAAATATCCCCATCACAGAGCGGCAAGCGGTGTTCTCGAAGGGCCTCCTGCCGATGAAAAGAAGGAACTGCCGGAAAGACACATTCTTTATGGTGCTCTTGTAGGCGGAGCGGACATGAATGATGAATATCATGACAACGTTAATGAATATGTTTATTCTGAAACAGGACTGGACTACAATGCCGGTTTTGTGGGAGCCTTGGCAGGTATGTCTGAGTTCTTTGGAAAAGATCAGGTACCTGGGCCTACTCCCGGTATTGAGGGTGAACCCACTAAATACTATTCAGAAGCAAAACTATACAAATCAAATTCAGAAGGTGTTACCGTCGACCTTAATTTATATAATATCGTTACGGCACCTCCTCAATATGAAAAAGGCTTATCCTGTAAGTTCTTCGTTGACTTATCAGAATTTGCCGAAGAAGGAATCAATCCGGCTAAGTTTACCACTAAGGTATATTATTCTCCTGCCGGGGCCAAAATATCGGGAATTCAGCCATATGATAAGGAGAAAAATATTTACTACGTAGAAATTACTTTCCCGGATAGTCCGTTGTATGCAAGAACTTATGTACAATTCTGTATTTACAATTATGAAAGTAAACTATGGAATTCTAAAAATGACCTTTCTACTGCAGGCTTAACCGATGCATATGCAA of the Ruminiclostridium papyrosolvens DSM 2782 genome contains:
- a CDS encoding glycoside hydrolase family 9 protein — its product is MKKVSVLVLLAVLLVSIVPPAVSAKENNFNYVDAFAKSILFYEANWCGPDAGNNRIKWRGPCHCDDGKDVGLDLTGGFHDCGDHVKFGLPQCASASTLAWAYYEFKDTFVAKGQDGYMLNILKHFCDYFIKCFPNKTTFYYQVGDGDVDHQYWGPPELQTYDRPAYYVATPENPGSDVAGDAAAALALMYLNYKDKDSTYAEKCLTYAKDLYDFGMTYRGNSKGQSYYLPRTYLDELMWGSIWLYVATNDNKYMDNVEKLMIEKGITGGNSFNDNWTQCWDYVLTGVFTKLATLSKNPLYKSIADDHIDYWQNRLKTTPAGLKYLDSWGVCKYPAAESMVQLVYYKYFGNQKCLDFAKSQIDYILGDNPNNMSYEVGFGDNYPKYPHHRAASGVLEGPPADEKKELPERHILYGALVGGADMNDEYHDNVNEYVYSETGLDYNAGFVGALAGMSEFFGKDQVPGPTPGIEGEPTKYYSEAKLYKSNSEGVTVDLNLYNIVTAPPQYEKGLSCKFFVDLSEFAEEGINPAKFTTKVYYSPAGAKISGIQPYDKEKNIYYVEITFPDSPLYARTYVQFCIYNYESKLWNSKNDLSTAGLTDAYAKVENIPIYKNGIKVYGNDPTGGEEVLYGDLNDDREINAIDLALLKKYILSGNAEGINLVNADLNKDGDINSLDFASLKLRLLGK